In one window of Aceticella autotrophica DNA:
- a CDS encoding MBL fold metallo-hydrolase → MEITIVYDNFQGNSNLKSAWGFSCLVKTKEKTILFDTGGDSAILLENMKKIGFDPAKIDLIVISHMHDDHVGGLSGLLKINPLIELYIPYLSNQAIYKEHKGKVVCVKDYKEITHNICIVEKEDTLSLVLNKNGDLIIIASRVPEKVIEMVKRIKEIKKENISLLIGAFCLFRMSNLKKIINVFKDLGVKKISVCHCCEDACKILFREIYESDYIDVCLGNVIYIRNGIFVDKAL, encoded by the coding sequence ATGGAGATAACAATTGTATATGATAATTTTCAAGGAAATTCAAATTTAAAATCCGCATGGGGGTTTTCATGTCTTGTCAAGACTAAAGAAAAAACAATTTTGTTCGATACCGGTGGGGATTCTGCTATTCTTTTGGAAAACATGAAGAAAATAGGATTTGATCCTGCTAAAATTGATTTAATCGTAATTTCTCATATGCATGATGACCATGTTGGAGGTTTATCCGGACTTTTGAAGATTAATCCTTTAATTGAACTTTATATACCATATTTATCAAATCAAGCTATTTACAAAGAACATAAAGGTAAAGTTGTTTGTGTCAAAGATTATAAAGAAATTACTCATAATATTTGTATTGTAGAAAAAGAAGATACATTATCTTTAGTTTTGAATAAAAACGGCGATCTTATAATAATTGCTTCACGGGTACCTGAAAAGGTTATTGAAATGGTTAAAAGAATAAAAGAGATTAAAAAAGAAAATATTTCTCTTTTAATAGGTGCTTTCTGTCTTTTCAGAATGTCGAATCTCAAAAAAATAATTAATGTTTTTAAGGACCTTGGGGTTAAAAAAATTTCTGTTTGTCATTGCTGTGAAGATGCTTGTAAGATTTTGTTTCGGGAAATATATGAATCTGATTATATAGATGTTTGTTTAGGAAATGTAATATACATTAGAAATGGCATTTTTGTCGATAAGGCTCTATAG
- a CDS encoding ExeA family protein: MKKEGKTMFNVYYGLTFNPFSKECDVKYHYKSQDYIQAMSRLEFLKDKKGFGLITGDPGSGKSYTLKCFVNSLNPNMYKVVYIPISTLTVMDFYKYLSDGLGLIPKHRKCDMFRQIQDVILSYHSKNITPVIIVDEAQFISNSILDDLRIIFNFDMDTKNYALLILSGQTQLIIQLNRQAHEALRQRIVLNYSFKGLNKDETKEYITSRLKCANCNETIFTDDAIELIYSSTNGYLRKINLLAEMSMILGAKESQKTINGELVFRAQSDINITE, encoded by the coding sequence ATGAAGAAAGAAGGAAAAACAATGTTCAATGTATATTATGGATTAACTTTTAATCCATTTTCTAAAGAATGTGATGTAAAATATCACTACAAATCACAGGATTATATACAAGCAATGAGCAGATTAGAATTTTTAAAAGACAAAAAAGGATTTGGGCTAATAACAGGAGATCCTGGATCTGGTAAGTCATATACACTAAAATGCTTTGTAAATTCTTTAAATCCTAATATGTACAAGGTTGTATACATACCGATATCAACGCTTACAGTTATGGATTTTTACAAGTATTTGTCCGACGGCTTAGGGTTAATACCGAAGCATAGAAAATGCGATATGTTTCGCCAGATACAGGATGTAATATTAAGCTATCATTCAAAAAACATAACTCCCGTTATCATCGTTGATGAGGCTCAGTTCATAAGCAACTCAATCCTTGATGATTTACGCATTATATTTAATTTTGACATGGACACAAAAAATTATGCATTACTTATATTATCAGGACAGACACAATTAATTATACAGTTGAATAGACAAGCACATGAAGCATTAAGGCAGCGAATAGTTTTAAATTATTCATTTAAGGGTTTAAACAAAGATGAAACAAAAGAATATATAACATCCAGATTAAAATGTGCAAACTGCAATGAAACAATATTTACTGATGACGCAATTGAATTAATATATTCAAGCACAAATGGATATTTAAGAAAAATTAATTTACTTGCAGAAATGTCAATGATATTAGGAGCTAAAGAAAGTCAAAAAACTATAAATGGCGAGCTAGTATTTAGAGCTCAAAGCGATATAAATATTACAGAGTAA
- a CDS encoding DDE-type integrase/transposase/recombinase → MDNDVKQKIAYFKFSLIAPLINENYTQETAKEYMEVITSKVYDVPSLGKREFSPNTIKTWLYCYRKYGFEGLYPKSRCDKGASRVLTDDIKAYIKNLKVDNPRRSAKSIYQELLVKKFIDLDKVSLSTIQRYLRKTKISTSALNTKDRRAFEMEYPNDCWQSDISMGPYLVINGKKIKTYLIAFLDDSSRLITHAEFYETDNVISLIDAYKKAVSKRGVPKKLFVDNGKVFQSEQLHLICASLGTSLCYAEPYSPESKGKIERFFRTLKDQWMYGFDWQKISSIDELNENLNKYIEGIYHQTVHSSINMKPIEKFIKYTDTMKFIDSKEEIDNIFLYRVKRRVIKDATVSIEKVKFEVPMQYIGDYVNIRYYPKSLDKAYIFSEDGKLLQTIHPVNKIDNSKIRRKEIDFSL, encoded by the coding sequence ATGGATAATGATGTTAAACAAAAAATTGCTTATTTTAAATTTTCTTTGATAGCACCGCTTATCAATGAAAATTACACTCAGGAAACAGCAAAAGAATATATGGAGGTTATTACTTCTAAGGTTTATGATGTGCCTTCGTTAGGTAAAAGAGAATTTTCTCCTAATACAATTAAGACATGGCTTTACTGTTACAGAAAATATGGATTTGAAGGTCTATATCCTAAAAGCAGATGCGACAAAGGTGCTTCAAGAGTTTTAACTGATGACATTAAAGCCTATATTAAGAATCTAAAAGTTGATAATCCAAGAAGATCAGCTAAGTCAATCTATCAGGAACTTTTAGTTAAAAAGTTTATTGACCTTGATAAGGTATCCTTATCTACAATCCAAAGATATCTTCGAAAAACTAAAATATCTACATCAGCATTGAATACAAAAGACAGGAGAGCTTTTGAAATGGAGTATCCTAATGACTGCTGGCAATCTGATATATCTATGGGTCCATACTTAGTTATTAACGGCAAGAAGATTAAGACATACCTTATTGCTTTTCTGGATGATTCATCAAGGTTAATAACACATGCAGAATTTTATGAGACAGATAATGTCATATCACTTATTGATGCATACAAAAAAGCTGTTTCAAAAAGAGGTGTTCCTAAAAAACTATTTGTTGATAACGGCAAGGTATTCCAAAGCGAACAATTGCATTTAATATGTGCATCATTAGGAACGTCTTTATGTTATGCTGAACCGTATTCGCCAGAATCGAAAGGAAAAATTGAAAGGTTTTTCAGAACATTAAAAGACCAATGGATGTATGGATTTGATTGGCAGAAAATATCTTCCATAGACGAATTGAATGAGAACTTGAATAAATATATTGAAGGAATATACCATCAAACAGTACATTCATCAATAAATATGAAGCCCATAGAGAAATTCATTAAATATACTGACACGATGAAATTCATAGATTCTAAAGAAGAGATTGATAACATATTTCTCTATAGAGTCAAAAGGCGTGTAATTAAAGATGCCACAGTATCAATAGAAAAAGTCAAATTTGAAGTGCCAATGCAGTATATCGGTGATTATGTAAATATACGATATTATCCAAAATCACTTGATAAAGCATATATTTTTAGTGAAGACGGCAAACTCTTGCAAACAATACATCCCGTAAACAAAATTGATAATTCTAAGATAAGAAGAAAAGAAATAGACTTTTCTTTGTAA
- a CDS encoding DUF6431 domain-containing protein: MIIIAFPIKNIHEYIENKSYLYIDTPSGCPNCNYNGKLHRHGYYCRGVFIDNNCIDITIARVICPVCHKTHALIPDFLVPYFIYPLSVILTSLKKIFIDGHGTTYVADEIIKEFNLSFVKQQNISYFKMRFLSIMNYIHSFFANFQEYIETMNSLSPKTLISNIYKYTKEKVKFNLHYFDLMKVHFFKKV; encoded by the coding sequence ATGATAATTATAGCCTTTCCAATTAAAAATATACATGAATATATCGAAAATAAATCATATTTGTACATAGATACACCATCTGGATGCCCTAATTGCAATTACAACGGTAAATTGCACAGGCATGGCTATTACTGCAGGGGTGTCTTTATCGACAATAATTGCATAGATATTACCATAGCAAGAGTTATTTGTCCTGTATGCCATAAAACACATGCTTTAATACCGGACTTTTTAGTGCCATATTTCATCTATCCTTTATCTGTTATTCTAACTTCCTTGAAAAAAATATTTATCGATGGACATGGCACTACATATGTTGCTGATGAGATCATTAAAGAGTTTAATTTGTCTTTTGTGAAACAGCAAAATATCAGTTATTTCAAAATGAGATTTCTCTCGATTATGAATTATATTCACAGCTTTTTTGCTAATTTTCAAGAATACATTGAAACAATGAACAGTTTATCACCTAAAACTTTGATAAGCAATATTTATAAATATACAAAAGAAAAGGTAAAGTTTAATTTACACTATTTTGATTTGATGAAAGTACATTTTTTCAAAAAAGTTTAG